From Juglans regia cultivar Chandler chromosome 6, Walnut 2.0, whole genome shotgun sequence, the proteins below share one genomic window:
- the LOC109002453 gene encoding elongation of fatty acids protein 3-like, with protein MALQSPTYWLAEHPSIVNFRWSPAQSWGSTWSFLFTAISAYIAAATTLYTLLILSRRRRPVPLGPIPAVHSLAVALISAVVFVGMLLSAEAEIRDTRWFWSRTKTSTPFQWLLCFPLGTRPSGRVFFWSYVFYLSRFLHLLRTFFTILRRRKLTFFTLFNQSILIFMSFLWLEFSQSFQVLAILLTTLLYSVVYGYRFWTAIGLPRARFPFVVNCQAVLLGCNLVCHIGVLFLHLLKGGCNGIGAWGFNSVLNGAILLLFLKFYAKKMHSRNTKVSEDEESTHWGSVNLKEKHT; from the coding sequence ATGGCGCTGCAGAGCCCGACATATTGGCTAGCGGAGCATCCTTCAATAGTAAACTTCCGATGGAGCCCAGCCCAGTCTTGGGGCTCAACCTGGTCCTTCCTCTTCACCGCCATATCCGCCTACATCGCCGCCGCCACCACTCTCTACACGTTGTTGATTCTCTCCAGGCGGCGCCGCCCCGTCCCGCTCGGCCCCATCCCGGCCGTCCACAGCCTCGCAGTGGCTTTAATCTCCGCCGTCGTTTTCGTCGGCATGCTCCTTTCCGCAGAAGCTGAAATCCGCGACACTCGCTGGTTCTGGAGCCGCACCAAGACCTCCACCCCTTTCCAATGGCTCCTCTGCTTCCCCCTCGGCACGCGCCCCTCCGGGCGAGTCTTCTTCTGGTCCTACGTCTTCTACCTCTCCCGCTTCCTCCACCTCCTCCGCACATTCTTCACCATTCTTCGCCGCCGAAAGCTCACGTTCTTCACGCTCTTCAACCAGTCCATTCTCATCTTCATGTCCTTCCTCTGGCTGGAGTTTTCTCAATCTTTCCAAGTCCTGGCGATACTGCTAACCACTCTGCTTTACTCCGTGGTTTATGGGTATCGGTTCTGGACCGCCATAGGGCTGCCCAGAGCTCGCTTCCCGTTTGTGGTGAATTGCCAGGCTGTTTTGCTCGGGTGCAACTTGGTTTGCCATATTGGGGTCCTTTTTCTGCACTTGTTGAAAGGTGGGTGCAATGGCATTGGTGCTTGGGGCTTCAATTCTGTCTTGAATGGAGcaattttgttgttgttcttgaAGTTCTATGCGAAGAAGATGCATTCCAGAAACACCAAAGTCAGTGAAGATGAGGAATCAACACATTGGGGTTCTGTAAACCTTAAAGAAAAGCACACttga
- the LOC109002485 gene encoding probable 1-acyl-sn-glycerol-3-phosphate acyltransferase 4 translates to MEACKPLKSDNNRLMHRPLTPIRILRGLLCLVVFLSTAFMFLVYFAPVSAVMLRLFSLHYSRKASSFLFGLWLALWPFLFEKINGTKVVFSGDMVPEGERVLLIANHRTEVDWMYLWDLALRKGCLGHMKYILKSSLMKLPVLGWGFHILEFIAVERKWEIDEAILCNMLSTFKNPQDPLWLVLFPEGTDFTEEKCKKSREFAAEAKLPMMFNVLLPKTKGFCFCLEALRGSLNAVYDVTLAYKHQCPSFMDNVFGVDPSEVHIHVQRIPIDEIPATAKGAAAWLTNRFKLKDQLLSYFKDQGHFPNQGTEEELSTLKCLINFTVVIFFTMIFAYLTFSSSIWFKMYVGLACVYLSSATYFNIQPLPILGFVQAMFYCKNHSSE, encoded by the exons ATGGAAGCTTGCAAGCCGCTCAAATCTGATAATAATAGATTAATGCACCGCCCTTTGACTCCTATTCGGATTTTAAGGGGTCTTCTATGTCTAGTGGTGTTTCTTTCCACCGCCTTCATGTTTTTAGTGTATTTTGCACCTGTGAGTGCTGTTATGTTACGGCTTTTCAGCCTGCATTACAGTAGGAAAGCATCATCCTTCCTCTTTGGCCTGTGGCTGGCTCTATGGCCTTTtctgtttgaaaaaataaacgGGACCAAAGTGGTTTTTTCTGGAGATATGGTTCCAGAAGGGGAGCGTGTTTTGCTTATTGCCAATCACAGAACTGAGGTTGACTGGATGTACTTGTGGGATCTTGCATTGAGGAAAGGGTGTCTGGGCCACATGAAATATATCCTTAAAAGCAGCTTGATGAAACTGCCTGTCTTAGGTTGGGGATTTCACATCTTGGAGTTCATTGCTGTGGAGAGGAAGTGGGAAATTGATGAAGCAATTCTGTGCAATATGCTTTCCACATTTAAGAATCCTCAGGATCCATTATGGCTCGTTCTGTTTCCTGAAGGAACTGATTTTAC TGAAGAGAAATGCAAGAAGAGTCGAGAATTTGCAGCTGAAGCTAAACTGCCTATGATGTTCAATGTCTTGCTCCCAAAAACTAAGGGCTTCTGCTTTTGCTTGGAAGCACTGCGGGGCTCCTTGAATGCAG TTTATGATGTGACCCTCGCATACAAGCACCAATGCCCTTCCTTTATGGACAATGTGTTTGGCGTGGATCCTTCagaagttcacattcatgttcaACGTATCCCAATTGATGAGATTCCAGCAACTGCTAAGGGGGCTGCAGCATGGTTAACGAATAGGTTCAAGCTCAAGGACCAGTTGCTCTCATATTTTAAGGATCAAGGCCATTTCCCCAACCAAGGAACAGAAGAAGAACTTTCTACATTGAAGTGCTTGATAAATTTTacagtagtgattttttttactatgaTATTTGCTTATCTTACCTTTTCTTCATCCATTTGGTTCAAAATGTACGTAGGTTTAGCTTGTGTATATCTTAGTTCTGCTACATACTTCAACATTCAACCTTTACCCATTTTAGGCTTTGTTCAAGCAATGTTTTATTGCAAGAACCACAGCAGtgaatag